The DNA region AGAAGTCGTTGCCTTCTTTATCTTTAGAGGAGAGAGGGATCATAAAGGCAAGTGCTACACCGGCAAGTGTGGCATGGACTCCTGATTTGAGCACGGATACCCATAGAATGATACCCACAACCATATAGGCTGATTTAATGGCTATATTCATACGGTTCATCACAAAAAGTACAAAAAGTGCGATCGCTGCAATAGTAATAGACATGGTTGACAGCTCACTGGTGTAAAAGAATGCAATGATCAAAATGGCACCCAAGTCATCGATAATAGCCAATGCCATCAAAAATACTTTTAAAGAGACAGGAACCCTTTTCCCCAGTAAAGATAAAATACCTAAGGCAAATGCTATATCTGTAGCAGTAGGGATCGCCCACCCATTCATAGAAAAATCTTCACCTCTATTGAATGCGATGAAAATTAAAGCAGGTACGAGCATACCACCCAGTGCAGCGATACCCGGCAAAGTGATCTGTGAGAGTGAAGAGAGATGACCTTCTCTCACTTCACGTTTAATTTCAAGACCTATAACGAGAAAGAATACGGCCATGAGTCCGTCATTGACCCATAAAAGGAGCGGTTTGGCTATCTGGAGATCACCAAAGCGTATTTCAACCGGCGTATGTAAAAAACTTGTATAGAATGATGACATAAAAGAATTTTGCAGCAGCAATGCTAGAATAGTGGCAATGATCAGTAAAATCCCTGCGGATGATTCTTTTTTGATGAAATCCTGAAGAAACTGTGTGAACATGATTTTTAACCCTTTGTTATCAATTGGATTATTCTAGCTAAAATTTACTAATCAAAATAAATAGTTGGTTAATATTGACAATTATATGAGAATGAACTAGAATAAGAACAAAGGAGTTATGAGATGAAAAAGAATATAGAAGAAGTCATAGAGCATGTGCAAAAATCAACTGAAGTATCTGAAGAGAATAAACCATTGATCTTAGAGAAACTCAAAGAGTGGAAAGAAGAGGATGATGCTATTGCAGAGGTCTCTGTACGGTTTGAAAACTGGTGGATTGAGATGGAACCTATCTTTGCTGAACTGGGTTGGATATAAATTGGTGGAAATATATACACAATATACCTATGAAAAAAGATGGCAGAAAACCAGTGAAAAAGATGCACTTCGTATGATAGCAGAAGAGATGCCTGAAACAGATCCAGAGTCTACTTTAAAGTATATCATCTCGCAGATTGAAAAGGGAAAGATCATTACTCTGGGTGAGTGCAGGTTTAGTTCCAAAGCTATATCATAGATTATTTTATAGCTAAAACATATATCCTTAAAAGGAGAGTTTTATGAAAGATTTTATGAGTGAGGTCGCTGTTCTTTTTTCTTATCCTAAAAATCTCATTATATTAGCCATTAGACTGATCTTGTCCTACGGATTTGCCACACCGGCTTTACTTAAGATCAATAACCTGGAAGATACGGTAACATGGTTTGACAGTATGTCTATACCTCTACCCTTTTTATCGACCTATCTCGTTTCAAGCATTGAAACCATAGGTATTATCCTTTTGTTTTTAGGACTTTTTACCCGTTATATCTCTATTTTACTTTCGTGTGTGATGGTGGGTGCCATATTTTTCGTCCATATAGAAAATGGTTTTTCTGTTGCAGATAATGGATTCGAAATACCACTTTACTATCTACTTTTTCTTGTCTTCCTTGCCACTTTTGGTGCAGGCAAATATAGTTTAGACAGAGTTTTGTTTAAGGATGCCAGATGACTAAAGAAAATCTATTCTCCTATTTTCCTCTTTTTTCTTCAGATTGGGGTGTGTTCATTAAACTATTACTCATTATATTGATACTGGTGCTTATCAATATCGCAATTTATGATAGATTTATACAAAGAAAAAACCAACTTCTGATTAATTTTCCTCTTATAGGACGTATGAGATATCTTTTTTATATGTTACGGAACCCAATGCGTCAATATTTTGGTGATGAGACATTTTATGATTCTTTTGAAAAAATTGATTGGATCAATAAAGTGTCACATGGAGAAAACCCTTATTTGTCCTTTTCCCCTTCAAATCCTTACGGTAATCAAAAATCACTTTTTAGACATGCCAATTTTGTCAATGAACTGCATGAAGTACAAGCTGAGTTTTCCGTACGATTTGGTGAAAATAGAAAAATACCCTTTGAAAGTAAAAGTATCATAGGCAGATCAGCTATGAGTGATGGGGCGGTATCACCGGAGGGAACACGCGCTTATGCTCGTGGTGCTTTTAATGGACAGTTTCCTATCAATACGGGGGAGGGCGGTTTGACCTCTAACTTCCTTGCAACACTCAACCTCAAGGATTGTGAAAATTCTTATCTTGAGATGAAAGAGGGAACATGGTTCGCCAAGTCTATCTATAGAATAATGAGATTCTTTACCAATAGAGAAGTGTCTCAACGCCTTTATAGACATATGGTCGTACGACAAAAAGATAGAGGGTCTTTTATATTTGATAGAACCAGATTGGTCTATTTTCGCATTAATTGGCATAGTCCCTTAGAGTCATTTCCCGAATCCATATCCGAAGGTATACCGGATATTACGTTCCAGATGGGAAGCGGCCTGTATGGTGTAAGAGATGAGGAGGGGAATTTCAGTGATGACCTTTACCAAAAAGTGATGCGTTTCTGTCGTATGACCGAAGTAAAACTGGCACAGGGGGCAAAACAGACAGGAGGTAAGCTTCTTGCAACGAAGGTCAGTGATGATATTGCTTACTATAGAGGTGTTCCTGCCCATAAAGACCTGGTAAGCCCTAACCGTTTTCCTTATGCTACCGATATGGAGACATTTTTTGACTTTATTGAACGCTTACAGAAGTTATCCGATAAACCAGTAGGTTTTAAGATCGTTATCTCATCACGAGAGAATTTTGAGACCTATGCGAAAGCGCTGAAAAACAGAGTCTCAGAGGGGAAAGATATTGCTGATTTTATTACGATTGATGGTGGGGATGGTGGTTCAGCAACTGCACCGTTGGAGATGATGAGTAAAATAGGTCTACCGATACGTGAAGCACTCCTTATAGTCAATCAAGTGCTCAACGAGTATGAACTCAGAGAGCATATTAAGATCATAGCGAGTGAGAAGGTACTGACACCTGATGATGTCGTTGATCTGCTTTGTCATGGTGCTGATTTTATCAATATTGCCAGAGGTTTTATGATCGCAGCAGGTTGTATACGTGCGAGAGAGTGTAGTGGTGCAAACGGTAGAGACTGTCCTGTCGGGCTTAATACCATGAATGAAGCCAAAAGAAGTAAATATCTTGTCATTGAAAAATCAAAGCACATCGCATTCTATCATCATCAACTCCTTCATGGTGTACGTACACTGCTTGCCGTAATGGGTAAGAGACACATCGATGAGCTCAGTATGGATGATGTTATACTGCGTTCTATCAAAAAAGAGACGAATCAACCCTACTGTTCAACTAAAGTATAAATACTTCCTCTTTATAAAGTGTGATATCTTGTTTCACACTTTCTTCATACTTCTATTTTATACTGCTTTCGTAATTAATACATATTCTAAAAGGATTAACATGAATAAGAATACTATTAAAGATAGAAGAAGTTTTTTAACTAAAATGTTGGTTGCAGGTGCAAGTGGTGTAACATTACTTTCATCTTCAGCTTATGCAAAAAAAGAGACTACGGATACTACTGTTGTATTGACTGAAGATCAAAAAGATATGCTCTTCTATATATACCAGGAAGAAAAGGTCGCTAGAGATGTATATATTACTTTAGGTAATATCTATACAGATGAAAATACTTTTGCCTCGATTCAGGTATCAGAACAGAGACATATGGATTCGGCAAGAGAACTTTGTGAAAAATATGGTGTGGATACTTCAGGTGTAGATGAAGATGCTGTAGGAAGCTTTGTATTGCCTGTACTGCAAGAGCTCTATGATACCTGTGTGAGTGAAGGTGAAGAAACACTTCTTGACGCACTCAAAATAGGCGAATTAATCGAATATACTGACATAGAAGATCTGGAACATGCGGCTGAAGGTATGCCAGAAGATGTAGTCTCTGTATTTGAAAGCCTTAAAGAAGGTAGTTTAAGTCACCTTGATGCATTTCAGGCAGCGATTGAAAGAGTATAATCTATGATGTTAAAAAACAGTAGCAAGACGTACTCACTGTTAGAGCCTAAAGATATACTCAGTGTTTACTATACATCATTATATAGTGGTGATCTCTCAACGATCAAAGAGTTGATGACACCAGAGTCATATATGATGACTCTGGAAACGTTTGGTTTAAGATTATCATTGAGAGACCCAGAGTTCAAGTCACATTTAAAAGTGATAGGAAAAGATGCAGATGCATTGAGTGAAGTCGAACATAAACTCTCTTATGATCTTATTTCCAGAAAAAAGTCGCCTGTGATCAAAATGAAGTCTGTATCATGGAACGGTGAAGAACGACAGACCATTAACTATACAGAAGATGGTAAAATAAAGAAACTCTATTTTTCAAAAGAGAAAGATGGCTGGAAGATCAACTACTATGCCGGACGTAAAGTCGCGTAAATACTTACATCTTATTTATTAAATTTTTGTTCTGGCCATACCAGTCTAAATGTACTCCCTTTTTTAGGCTCTGACTCCAGTTCGATCTTTATATGATACTCTTTACAGATCTGATTCACTATATCCAATCCCACACCAAATCCGCCATGTAAACTGTTCGTGGATTTAAAACGATCAAAGATACTTTTTTGATCTTCTTTTGAAATACCGATGCCATTATCTTTTACAGAGAAATAGTTCTCAGTCAAACTTACTTCGATCTCACCGTTTTTTTTAGAGAACTTTATCGCATTTGAGAGAAGGTTGTCTATAAGCAAGATAAGTTTTCGTTGATCCATATAGATCGTCTTGGGTTGTAATGCAGTGCTGACCTTTAGCCCTTTAAACTGTATGAGTGTATCCATATACTTGATTCTTTCAAGGATCACCTCTTTGACATCTATTGGTGTGTCTTCATACTCTATATAGTCATGAAAAGAAGCAAAAGAGAGGTCTCGGTAAAGACTGGAGAGGGTTTTGGTTGCGATATCTATACGATCAAGTGAGCGAATCTGTTTTGCATCGAGATTGTGTTTGTCCATATGTTCATAGCTCATGAGTATCGTACTGATGGGAGTATTCATCTCATGGGTGGCATCTTTCATGAATTTGGTGAGAGAGGCGATGGATCTTTTGATGGGAGATAACATGATCTTGGCCAAGAGAAGTGCGACAAAAAGTATAAAAATAAATCCATAAAAAGCTATGAGAGTGATCTCTTCAAGGATCTCATTTAACTGTTGTACATCAAGAGGTTTCTTGATCACTATGTATTTAACATCAAGATACTCTTTGTAGAGTGTCTCTACAAGATAGTATTCGTCATCATCGGCATAGAAGAGTTTGGAAAAATCAATATCATCCATGAATGTGGAAGCGAGGAGTTCTCTTTCGTTATCATAGAGTGCGATGTCATACCCCTCTTCATAAAAAGTGAATTGCTCACTTTTGTTCATATGGTAGTATTCCAACTGTGCATTGATACTTCTCGCTTTGTATCGCATTTCCAAATGCATCTTCTCGATCAAAGCATTCTTACGGTCTATATAATAAAGATACCCCACCCATGTGGCTAAAATACTGAGTGACCCCAGGTAGACCACCATGAAAATAATGACACTTTTGGTACTAGCCTTCATCAGTCTGAAGTTTCCATTTCAAACCTGTAACCAAGACCTCTAAGGTTCTGTATCATATCTTTGGTCAGGTGTTTTCTAAGATTTTTTATATGTGCCCTTAGAGATTCAGCTGAGGCTGTTTCATCATAGTCCCAAAGTACATCATACAGACTTTCAAATGTGACGACCTCATTGGGATGTTTCAAAAAGTGTTTAAGCAGTTTAAGTTCTTTTTGCGGCAGAGAAACACTCTCTCCACCTGTATGGAGTAATTCTGTATCTATATCAAAAGTGATATCTTTATCTATCTGTATCATGTTAGAACGTTTTTGTGCAAAAGAACGCTTCTGGATGTTTTTAATACGTAAAAGAAGTTCGGTAAGTTCGAAAGGTTTTTTGAGGTAATCATCTGCACCGCTTTCAAAGCCTTGTGATACATCCTCTATGTCATTGAGAGATGTGACAAATATCGTAGGGGTGGCATCACCATTGTCTCGCAGTGTTTTCAATAGATCAAAACCTTTGATCGCAGGCACATTGACATCGAAGATATAGAGGTCATACTGTGTCTCATAGGCTCTATTCAGTGCTTCTTCCCCATCATAGACAAGGTCTAGCTCAAAATCATTGTCTTCAAGATACTCTGACATGATATCGGCCAAACCTATATCGTCTTCCAATAATAAAATTTTCATCGGCACTCCTGATATTTACTATGATTATAACATACTCAGGAAAAGAGTTTTTCATACTTCTTTCATACTTTTTTACTATAATAAACAAAAATTGAGTAAGGTGCTAATGATGAAATGTAAATATATACTTCCTACACTTTGTATATTTGGCGCCATGTCACTTCATGCAGAGGAGAAAGGATTAGGGAATATCCTTCAACAAGCAGGTCAGAAGAAAGCACTGACCAAACCTGAGCCTCAAAAGAAACCTTCTAAAAAGAAGAAACGTTTTGTATTTAAAGATGAATATAAATCAAATGGTATAGGATCTGGAAATGAAGCTGCGGCCGAAAAAAAATCAGAAAGTTATGACTATGACAACAGATCAAGGTTTAAATTCAAATTCAATGATGGTTCGGCACAGGGTAACTTCATGAGTGGATATGGTGGTAATTCAGGCATGGGAGGATCCATGGGTGGTGGATCAGGTAGCGGTGGCGGAGGAGGTCGAAGATAGACCTCTTTTACTTCATAGATGCTTCACACTCTTATTTTATACTTTGAATGTAACACATAATATTTACTTTCAAAGGACATACCATGAAAAAAACCTTATTGACATTGGGTGCTGTAGCACTTTTAGCCACTCCTTCTTTATTTGCTGCAGAAGATAGTTTGCAAGAACATCTTAGAATGGAACAAAAACTTCAACAACAGTATCAAAAAAGACTCAAAGACGGTAGTGAAAAAAACCAATATAAATATAATTATCAAAAACAGTATGAGTATAAAGGTACAAACCCAAATAGATCAAATAATGGATCAATGGGTGGACAAAGAGGTGGTGGCGGTGGCGGTCGTCACTAAAAAGTACTATTTATATAGTACAACCTAATTTGAAGGGTATCTGTGACCAACAACGATACCCTTCTGTATAATAGAGCTACATATTCAGATCATGAATATAGGTAGCAAGCTCATGAAGTTCTTCATTAGAGTGTTTATTGACAAAATCTTTTTTTAAATTTTGCACAAAAGGCATTGCTTTTCTTTCTCCTGACGCGTAGTTTATAAGTGCTTTTTCTATCTCTTCGACCGACATCTCTTTTATCGCTTTAGAGGTTCCCATGGCTTTCATATCACCATTTACACCGTGACAGCTCGCACATTTTTGCACATAAGCATTCTGTGCAGGTGAGGCAGAAAGAATACTCACTGTTAAAAGTGATACGCCAATTTTTATGAAGTTCATACTACTCCTTTTCAATTATTTTTACTCTATTATATACTTATATCATTTGAATTCAGGTTATCTATCTTGCTTCTTTATAGTCAGTTGTGCTAGAATAAACAGATAGTACAAGGCTATTTTAAAGGAAGGGAGTAAGAATGATAAAAATGAACAGACAGAGTTTGGTAGCAGTGGGGCTGCTTGGATTCATCAGTTTGACAAGTGAAGTGAAGGCTATGCCTTTGTTTGCTACACAGACAGGTATGGATTGTAAGGCATGTCACATACAACACATAGAAAGGCTCAACAAATTTGGTAGAAAGTTTTTGGCCTCAGGTATGACCATCAGCCAGAAATTTACAGATGCAAACAGCAGCGGGTCAGATATCAATCCATCAGTGATGTTCAAGTCCATCTATGAAAAAACAGATAATAAACCGAGTGAATCTGGAGTTGTCAAAGATACGACTGTAACAAATGACGGTATTTTATCTGTACCTAGAACTGCTGCACTGTATGTAGGGGGAAGGGTAACAAACAATGTTGGTGCCCTTGTCAATCTTTCTTATAAATCTCAGAATGATCATTCTGTTTCAGGTAAAATGGTCTATGCACAAGAGATCCAAGATGGATATATGGGATTAGCAGCGTACTCTACAGCTGACTTTGGTCCTTTCTCCGGTATGGAGATCTACAATTCAGGTCTTTATAAACCGTTTAGAACATTTGATATAAGAAGACTTTCCAATGCACTACAAGCAACAGAGATAGGTACTGGTGCTGCAACTGGTCTACAGGCTTACTTTGACAAAGACGGCGCATTGGCAGATGGTGATCATCTTTTTGCAACTGTAGGTATGTATGCGCAGGGGCAGGACAATGTTCAAATGGAGCTAACAAGCAACCTGATCCCATTTGCGAGATTAGCATATGAATATCCTGTAGGAGAGTATAATCTTATATTAGGTGGATTTATTATGAGCGGTGGAGAGACAGTAGATGCTACAAGTTCTCTCAGTATAGAACGTAAAACCTACGGAATGGATTTTATGGTTGAAGGGTATATAGGTGATAAAAGTGCAACTTTGACGATGAGTAAAGTCTTTAAAAACGAAGTAACTTATACAGGTATCGGTGCTGGTACATCCAAAGATCTTGATAATTTAGACAATGAAGCATTCTCCATAGGTGGAGAAGTGAACCTTACTCCGGAGTTTGGTATGAAACTCTCATATCTTACTTTCAATGATGTTTATGATTATGCAGATGGTGGAAAGGGAAGACTGAAACACATCAATGTAAAAGATCTGGACAATGCCATTACTGTAGGTATGGACTATTCATTCAAGTACTACCTACCTATGAAGCTGACTGTAGAACATAGCTGGGCGAAGCCATCAAGATCAGATATAGAAGACTATAGAGACTTCCTCGTTAGTTTCAATATGTTGTTCTAAAAATATAAATATAATTTAACATTGACTTAACATTTATTAAGTACAATAGAATGTATAGTAAAAATATCGGGGAGATAAAATCATGAAAAAAAACTATAAAAATAAAATTTTAGGTATGAGTGTAGCGGCAGCAATGTTACTTAGTAGTAATGTATATGCAGGTAAGATTATTGGAGTCGATGCAGGTACACCGCATACTCTTACTGAACCACTTCCAACGCAGTATGGTTTTGGTGGATGGAATTTAGGTAATGTTGACGTGAGAATGGTTAATGCGGAGACTGGTGAGGCGACGGGGTTAACCTTTAATGAGTCGAATGGAACATATGATATTATGACTTATGGTGATTCTTTTCGCTCTGATATTACCGAAACAAATGGTGGTACAGTCATGGGAATACTGAAAGGAAAAGATTGGCCAGTCGGTGAACCTGCAGGTATCAAGGTAGTCAATGATGATGCTGGGACTGCTCAGAGTGGAAAATCGCCGAATTGTATCATGACGACTTCATATTTGGATGAAGTTGATAGTGGTACAGGCGAGAGTGGATATCTAGATATTTATGATAAAAACCCAGATGGTATTGCTGTTCCTACGGTCTGTTCAAGTCCTTTCCAATCTCATAAAAGGTTTAAGATCAATATGCAGCCAGCATCAGTTTTTGCTTTTGATGAATTTACTAGATATGGTAAGCCTATTGATCTTGTTTTTAACCTTGATACTGAAGATAACAGTACAGCAGCTAGAAGATACCAGGTATTTTCAAAGATCAATAACTATACGGACATGAGACTGGATGGTTACATGATTGAACTGTTGGATGAAAATGGAACAAAAGTAACCGCTGACAATAAAATAAAATTTTCATTGGATATAAGTACAAAAGAGTCTGACGAGAGCGGATATGAAGCTGTATTCGCACATGGTTTGTGGGGACCAAAAGATACAAAACATGAACCACCTCATTTTGAAACAGATGGTTTCTTTAGCAGTGTAAGAGCAGGTTTTGTTCAAGAAGGGAACGATACTCAGGAACTAATAGGTGGACCAGATACACTGGGTAGTAACTATGTAGATCTCTTTGGCATTTGGTTGCCATCCAAATGGGTACCGTATGGTATCTTCTGGGATGATGATAATGATCCGACAACCGATGCTGAACTTGTAGCGTTTTGGGGTACAACACCAGTAGAAGCAAATGATCCAAACGCAGTTCCTGCTTGGCATAAAGGACAGGCTGATGGATGGGCTGAACCTTCAGCAGAAGAGTTGCTTACATGGATGGCTGATCCGCTCTATAGCCTAGGTAAGATTGAAGATACTCTGAACTTGGGACCAAATTATGTAGTGGAAGTTGGACAAAATAGTACAATTGGTAAGACATTTACTATTCGTATTACTCCACGAGTTGCCCCAGACGCTAATCAGACAGCGCCAAGTTATATTGATGCAAATGGTGACTATATCATGCCACCAACTGATTACAATGGTACAGTAGCAAAGCTTGTCATTAGCCCGGCACCAGAGTTTACTATAGGTGCAGATCTATCTGTGGGTGTTGCAGATACTAATGTAACTGGAGCTTCTCCTGATGTAAACGATACGATAGTTGTTGTCATTACAGCAGACAGTGGTGATGAAGAAAACTTAACACTCACAGAGACAGATGTGAACAGCTCTATATTTGTGGGATCTATTGGAACTGATGCGAACAGTGTTACGGCAGATGGAACTGTAAATGTAGTGAATGGTACTGTTGTAACAGCGACATATGGAGCATTAACCGCAACAACTACAGCAACAGATGGAACAACGGTCACACCTCCTCCTTCAGATGATCTTAACCCGAGCAGTGGTGGTGGAGGTTGTACATACAACCCTAACAGTAAGAACTTTGATATGATGTTCCTAGTGATGATGGCTCTTGGACTTCTCTATCCATTCAGAAGAAGATTTATCAAATAATATTCTCTGTGAATAAAATACACAAACAATTTGGAGCGGCTGTCCTGGCTGCTCCACTATTTGTACTTCTTCATAACACTATATTTCAACAACAACTACTTGATCTGCAGTTAGTCTCTTTTGATATGAGATCACTTTTATTTCTGATAATTTTTTATCCGGTAGTGGAGGAGTTGGCTTTTCGTGGAGTGATCCAGGAGTACATAGCTGCGAAGACAAAAGAATATCCATCTTTCTTTTATCTATCCATAGCGAACATTGTGACTTCACTGCTCTTTGTTGCAATGCATTTCGTACATCATACACCTCTCTGGGCAATGCTTGTGTTTATACCGTCTTTGGTCTTTGGGTATTTTAAAGAGCAGTACGGGCACATAGGTGCCAGTATCTTTCTTCACATGTTTTATAATGCGTGCTCTTTGTTTTTGATCTTGTAGATTAGATGCACATCGCCTGTTTGATCTTTTCCTGATTGAGCTTTTTGATGAGCTTTGTTGAGAGTTCACCGTAACGCTTTTCGTCAAGGTTAAGCTCAGTCTGAATCTCTGATTGTGGCACTTCATCTGCCCATGACCTTAAGAGTTTGAACTCTTTTTTAGTCAGTTTCACCTTGAGTACTTCAAGCAGCTCTTCTGGGTTCTTAAGAGGGTATACAAGCTTTTTTATGTGTTTTTCTATCTCTTCGTTTAGTGTTGACAATGTTTTTCCTATTTTGAAATTTGTAGTATGAGAAGGTATCCTATACCTGCAAGCAGTATGGTACCAAAAAGGTTAAGAGCCATGTTGGCAAAGGCATGCAGATAATGACCGGCTTCAAGTAAGAAGAAGCTCTCTATAGCAAAGGTAGAGTAGGTGGTCAGTGCACCGAGTATCCCTGTCACCAAAAAGGTTTTAACATGGGGAGTGAGTGAAGTGTTTAGATGGAAGTAAGCAAAAAGCATACCTATGATCAGACTTCCTATAAAATTGACTGCCAATGTCCCTAAGGGAAGTGCATGTACAAAATGCTTATTGACCGCTCCGTTGATCAGAAGTCTCAGTGTTGCCCCTATGGCACCACCGCTAGCGACTGCAATGATTGTTGCTAAACTCGTCATCTATAACCTTTTGCATATTTTCTCTCAGTGTATCAAACCACTCTTTGTCATTACTATCTACATTGAAACTAGGTAAAAAAGTATATTTTACAGTCCCACTGTGTGCTGTTCGGATATGTTCATTTAAGACCCATTTACTGCCTGTGATAACGATGGGTTGTATACGTAATCCCAGCTTCTCTGCTATGATCTTTGTTCCCGGTTTAAAAGGAAGTAGGGGTTGTGTATTTGTTCTTGTTCCTTCTGGGAATATCGCTACAGGACGATGCAATACTTCCTTAGACTCTTTTACATCTTTGATGAGTTTTATGAGTCCTGCTTTGTTTTGGCGATCCAGTGAGATCATCTCTCCATGACGTAAAAGATTACCGAACCATGGTGTTTCAAAAAGCTCTTTCTTCGCAACCCAGCGTAAATGGTTGTTCTGTAAAGCTTCAAGGCC from Sulfurovum xiamenensis includes:
- the nhaA gene encoding Na+/H+ antiporter NhaA — protein: MFTQFLQDFIKKESSAGILLIIATILALLLQNSFMSSFYTSFLHTPVEIRFGDLQIAKPLLLWVNDGLMAVFFLVIGLEIKREVREGHLSSLSQITLPGIAALGGMLVPALIFIAFNRGEDFSMNGWAIPTATDIAFALGILSLLGKRVPVSLKVFLMALAIIDDLGAILIIAFFYTSELSTMSITIAAIALFVLFVMNRMNIAIKSAYMVVGIILWVSVLKSGVHATLAGVALAFMIPLSSKDKEGNDFSMAKEMEYDLHNWVVYMILPLFAFVNAGVDLKGISIEEMAGTVPLGIMLGLFIGKQVGVFGFSWLAIKMGLASLPKESNWIMLYGVSVLTGIGFTMSLFVDTLAYNDTQIYHYADKLAILLGSFLSAIVGYLILRLTTAKS
- a CDS encoding DoxX family protein, whose product is MKDFMSEVAVLFSYPKNLIILAIRLILSYGFATPALLKINNLEDTVTWFDSMSIPLPFLSTYLVSSIETIGIILLFLGLFTRYISILLSCVMVGAIFFVHIENGFSVADNGFEIPLYYLLFLVFLATFGAGKYSLDRVLFKDAR
- a CDS encoding FMN-binding glutamate synthase family protein: MTKENLFSYFPLFSSDWGVFIKLLLIILILVLINIAIYDRFIQRKNQLLINFPLIGRMRYLFYMLRNPMRQYFGDETFYDSFEKIDWINKVSHGENPYLSFSPSNPYGNQKSLFRHANFVNELHEVQAEFSVRFGENRKIPFESKSIIGRSAMSDGAVSPEGTRAYARGAFNGQFPINTGEGGLTSNFLATLNLKDCENSYLEMKEGTWFAKSIYRIMRFFTNREVSQRLYRHMVVRQKDRGSFIFDRTRLVYFRINWHSPLESFPESISEGIPDITFQMGSGLYGVRDEEGNFSDDLYQKVMRFCRMTEVKLAQGAKQTGGKLLATKVSDDIAYYRGVPAHKDLVSPNRFPYATDMETFFDFIERLQKLSDKPVGFKIVISSRENFETYAKALKNRVSEGKDIADFITIDGGDGGSATAPLEMMSKIGLPIREALLIVNQVLNEYELREHIKIIASEKVLTPDDVVDLLCHGADFINIARGFMIAAGCIRARECSGANGRDCPVGLNTMNEAKRSKYLVIEKSKHIAFYHHQLLHGVRTLLAVMGKRHIDELSMDDVILRSIKKETNQPYCSTKV
- a CDS encoding ferritin-like domain-containing protein, which produces MNKNTIKDRRSFLTKMLVAGASGVTLLSSSAYAKKETTDTTVVLTEDQKDMLFYIYQEEKVARDVYITLGNIYTDENTFASIQVSEQRHMDSARELCEKYGVDTSGVDEDAVGSFVLPVLQELYDTCVSEGEETLLDALKIGELIEYTDIEDLEHAAEGMPEDVVSVFESLKEGSLSHLDAFQAAIERV
- a CDS encoding sensor histidine kinase, translated to MKASTKSVIIFMVVYLGSLSILATWVGYLYYIDRKNALIEKMHLEMRYKARSINAQLEYYHMNKSEQFTFYEEGYDIALYDNERELLASTFMDDIDFSKLFYADDDEYYLVETLYKEYLDVKYIVIKKPLDVQQLNEILEEITLIAFYGFIFILFVALLLAKIMLSPIKRSIASLTKFMKDATHEMNTPISTILMSYEHMDKHNLDAKQIRSLDRIDIATKTLSSLYRDLSFASFHDYIEYEDTPIDVKEVILERIKYMDTLIQFKGLKVSTALQPKTIYMDQRKLILLIDNLLSNAIKFSKKNGEIEVSLTENYFSVKDNGIGISKEDQKSIFDRFKSTNSLHGGFGVGLDIVNQICKEYHIKIELESEPKKGSTFRLVWPEQKFNK
- a CDS encoding response regulator transcription factor; this encodes MKILLLEDDIGLADIMSEYLEDNDFELDLVYDGEEALNRAYETQYDLYIFDVNVPAIKGFDLLKTLRDNGDATPTIFVTSLNDIEDVSQGFESGADDYLKKPFELTELLLRIKNIQKRSFAQKRSNMIQIDKDITFDIDTELLHTGGESVSLPQKELKLLKHFLKHPNEVVTFESLYDVLWDYDETASAESLRAHIKNLRKHLTKDMIQNLRGLGYRFEMETSD
- a CDS encoding c-type cytochrome, yielding MNFIKIGVSLLTVSILSASPAQNAYVQKCASCHGVNGDMKAMGTSKAIKEMSVEEIEKALINYASGERKAMPFVQNLKKDFVNKHSNEELHELATYIHDLNM
- a CDS encoding choice-of-anchor F family protein, which produces MKKNYKNKILGMSVAAAMLLSSNVYAGKIIGVDAGTPHTLTEPLPTQYGFGGWNLGNVDVRMVNAETGEATGLTFNESNGTYDIMTYGDSFRSDITETNGGTVMGILKGKDWPVGEPAGIKVVNDDAGTAQSGKSPNCIMTTSYLDEVDSGTGESGYLDIYDKNPDGIAVPTVCSSPFQSHKRFKINMQPASVFAFDEFTRYGKPIDLVFNLDTEDNSTAARRYQVFSKINNYTDMRLDGYMIELLDENGTKVTADNKIKFSLDISTKESDESGYEAVFAHGLWGPKDTKHEPPHFETDGFFSSVRAGFVQEGNDTQELIGGPDTLGSNYVDLFGIWLPSKWVPYGIFWDDDNDPTTDAELVAFWGTTPVEANDPNAVPAWHKGQADGWAEPSAEELLTWMADPLYSLGKIEDTLNLGPNYVVEVGQNSTIGKTFTIRITPRVAPDANQTAPSYIDANGDYIMPPTDYNGTVAKLVISPAPEFTIGADLSVGVADTNVTGASPDVNDTIVVVITADSGDEENLTLTETDVNSSIFVGSIGTDANSVTADGTVNVVNGTVVTATYGALTATTTATDGTTVTPPPSDDLNPSSGGGGCTYNPNSKNFDMMFLVMMALGLLYPFRRRFIK
- the mrtJ gene encoding JDVT-CTERM system glutamic-type intramembrane protease MrtJ → MNKIHKQFGAAVLAAPLFVLLHNTIFQQQLLDLQLVSFDMRSLLFLIIFYPVVEELAFRGVIQEYIAAKTKEYPSFFYLSIANIVTSLLFVAMHFVHHTPLWAMLVFIPSLVFGYFKEQYGHIGASIFLHMFYNACSLFLIL
- the crcB gene encoding fluoride efflux transporter CrcB, which translates into the protein MTSLATIIAVASGGAIGATLRLLINGAVNKHFVHALPLGTLAVNFIGSLIIGMLFAYFHLNTSLTPHVKTFLVTGILGALTTYSTFAIESFFLLEAGHYLHAFANMALNLFGTILLAGIGYLLILQISK